A segment of the Myxococcales bacterium genome:
ATGGATGTGGCGCTGACGCTGCACGCCGAGCATTCCTTCAACGCCTCGACGTTTACCTGCCGCCAGATCGCCTCGACGCGCGCGCATCTGTACGCGTCGATCGGCGGCGCCATCGGCTCGCTGTCGGGCGAATTGCACGGCGGCGCCAACGCGCAGGTCTACCAGATGCTCAAGGAGGTCGGGCATAAGGACAAGGTCCGCGATTACGTCGTGCGCACGCTGGACGAAGGCGGGCGCATCATGGGCATGGGCCACGCGATTTACAAAGTGCTCGATCCCCGGGCGCAGATTCTCGGCCCGATGTCCAAGGCGCTCGGCGAGAAGTCCGGCGATCCGATCTGGTACGAGCTGAGCGAGGAAATTCAGCGCGTCACGAAAGAAGAGTTCAAACGCCGCAAAGGCGCCGACATCAACGCCAACGTCGATTTCTTCTCGGCCTCGGTTTACCACTACATGGGCATTCCGGTCGATCTGTTCACGCCGATCTTCGCGGTCTCCCGCGTGGCCGGCTGGGCGGCCCATTACATCGAGGAAAAATTCGCCGAGGCCGCGCCGAAACCGGCCCTCTATCGCCCCAAAGCCGAATACATCGGCCGGTATTGCGGCCCGGAAGGCTGCCAGTGGGAAGATCTCGATCATCGCGCCTGAACCCTTTCCTCCGTTTCCCCGCCCGGTTCGCTTGACGAACCGGGCATTTTTTTGTTTCTTGCCAGACGACAAAAATTCGGTTAATCCAAAGAATGTGGCACCGAGTGCCTTTTTAGTGCCGAAACGAGGAGTTCGACGTGACCGACATCAAGCAAGCCCTTCCCGTCTACGGAACCGACCTGATCCCGACTCTCGATCAACGGTACTTTGACGATTGCGTGGTTTTTTGCGCGCCGGAGGCGTGGAATATCGCCAAGCACCAATTCAAATTTCCGCCGAAGGAAATCGCCGTTCCCAAGGAAATGGAGCAGGCGCGCCTCGAACGCCGCATCCAACGCATGCCGCAAAGCGAAACGGTTTTCGGCATCGGCGGCGGCAGCGCCTGCGACGCGGCCAAGCTCTTCGCTCATTTGACGCACGCCAGGTTGATTCTCGTCCCCTCGATTTTAAGTGTGGATGCGCCCTTCACCAAAGCGATCGGCGTGCGCGTCAACCACCGGGTGCGGTACGTCGGCGAGGTCTATCCCGATCATCTGCTGATCGACTTCAACCTGATCCGTCAGGCGCCGCCGAAGCTGAACCGCGCCGGCGTCGGCGACATTCTGTCGATTTATACGGCGCTCAGTGATTGGCGGCTGGCGCATCAGGCGACGGGCGAAGCGTTCGACGAAACGCTCGCCGGGCAATCCCAGGCGCTTCTGGATCGGCTGTTTGCCGGCGCGACGGCGATCCGCGATTGCACCGACGAGGGTTTGAAGTTGCTGTCCGAACTGTACGTCGCGGAAGTGGCGCTGTGCGAAATCGCCGGCAACAGTCGCCCCGAGGAAGGCTCCGAACACTATTTCGCCTACTGTCTCGAATCGCTGACCCACAAACAGTATCTCCACGGCGAATTGATCGCACTCGGCGTGTTGCTCGGCGCGCTTTATCAGGAACAGCCGCTGGATCGCATTCTTGCCTTCCTTCATGAAACGCAGGTCGAATACCGGCCGGCGGCAATCGGCGTTACCGACGAGGAGATCTGCCATACATTGATCGCGTTGCCGCAATACCTGACGGAAGAACGGCAATTGCCCTACGGCATCTACCACCACAAAGGCATGACGCCGGAAAGCGCGGATGCCTTGCTGAACCGCCTTCATTCGGTAATCTAACAAACGATAATATGTCTAATATTCAATATATTATATAGCGACACTTAAAGTACATTCTATCCATTTGCCGCCTTGCCGTTCTAGATGTCGAAACCGCTTGAAATGTGATATATCAACTCCATGGAAATGAAGCCTCATTCCGAAGGCCTGACACGGCGCGATTTTCTGTCCTTGCTCGCCGGCGTCGGCGGCGCGCTATGCCTGGGCTGCATGAAAGGCGCCAATTCGTCCGAAACGCCTCGTCCCCTTCCGGCCGAAAAGACCGCCGCTTTTCATCCGGCCCGGTTCTGGAAGGCCGAATCCGGGGCGATTCAATGCGATCTCTGCCCGCACGGCTGCACGATCAAACCGGGCGAGACGGGCTTCTGCCGCGTCCGTCGCAATGACAACGGTCAACTCGTCAGCCTGGTTTACGGCCAGCCCGTGACGGTCAACAACGATCCGATCGAGAAAAAGCCGTTCAACCACGTTCTTCCGGGTTCGTTCGCGTTTTCGCTGGCTACCGTCGGTTGCAACATGACTTGCCGCCATTGCCAGAACTGGCAGATCTCTCAAGCCAAGCCCGGCGACCTTCCCGCTTACAACTGGTCGCCGGAAGATCTCGTCCGCCAGGCCAAAACGGCCAAAAGCCGGGCCATCGCCTTTACCTACAACGAGCCGACAATCTGGACCGAATACGTTTTGGACACGGCGGCCGCGGCGAAAACGGTTGGCCTGCCGACGATCCTGATCAGTAACGGCTTCATCCGCGAGGCCCCGCAACGTGAACTGGCCAAATCATTGCTCGCGTATAAAGTCGACTTGAAGGGTTTTTCCGAAAAATTCTACCGCGACATCTGCGGGGCGAGTTTGCAACCGGTGCTGGACGGCATGGTGCGCGTCCGCGAAGAGAAGTGCTGGCTGGAGATTGTCACGCTGGTGATTCCCACCCTCAACGACGATCCGCAGGAATTGCGGCAGCTCGCCAAATGGGTGCTGGACCATCTCGGGCCGGACGTTCCGGTTCATTTCACGCGATTTCAACCACTCTACCGGCTGCGCAACCTGCCGCGCACGCCGGTCGAAACGCTGGAAAAAGCTCGCCAGATCGCCTTGGACGCCGGCTTGCATTACCCGTACGTCGGCAACGTGCCCGGACACCCGGGAGGCAACACCTATTGCCCGCACTGCGGCGCAACGGTCATCCGCCGGGTCGGCTTCACCACGGAATTGGTCGGGATGAAGGACGGCGCTTGCGCCAAATGTCGCACGGCCATTGCCGGCGTCTGGTCCTAAAATACTCCGCGCCGCGACAAATCGCTTGACATTGCTCCCGCGCTTTCCAAAATCGTCGCGTTTTTAAGGGATGGAAAAACGATGACGCCCACACCGCCGCATTCCCGTTCGCAAACCGATTGGCTGCCCAGCCTGATCGTCGGCGGTTACGGCCTGTTCACCTCGGTGATGTTCTTTTTCATGCCGATTTATTTCGCCGACGAATTGGGTTTCAGCGGCATTCAGATCGGGCAATTGTATTCCGTGCTCGCCCTGGCCGGATTTCTGGCCGCCCTGCCCGCCGGCCTGGGCAACGACCGCCTCACCAGCCGTTCGCTAATCATCGGCGCGCTCGTGGTGCAAGGCGGGGCGCTGTTTCTGCTCAACCGCGTCTCGCTGTTTCCGGTGGTCCTGGCCATCTACTTCGTCTGGTCGATCACCAACAATGTCTTCCGGCTCAGCGCCGAAATGCAAATGCTGAAATCGGATACCGGCGAACGGACGAGCCAACGGATGAGCCTGTTTCTGGCTTGCCGGTTCGGCGGCCTGGCGATCGGGACCTTTTTCGCCGGTTACGTGCTGTACCGGCTCGATTTTCGCGGCACGTTTCTGTTGATCGGCCTGTTCTGCCTGTTTTTGATCGTCCCGGCGTATCGCCTCGCACCGACGCCGATCGCGAAAAACCGGCTGTCGGCCTATTGGGGCGATCTGAAATCCTGGCCGGTGATCCTCTTCATCGGTTGGATGTTCCTGTTCACCACGCATTGGGGTGTGGAATACACCTGCTACGGCTTGTTTCTCAAACGCGAGTTGCACCTGTCGCTGACGCAGATGGGCCACTACATGTGCGTCGAATACCTTGCCGTGCTGGCGACCGCGCTGCTGATCGGTCCGCGGATGGGCCGGCCCGGCGCGCTTACGGCTTACGGCATCGCCGGCCTGCTGCTTTCGGGAGTCGGCCACATCGGCATGGTGAACCACCACGTCGCCGTCTCGCTCGCCTTTCGCGCCTTGCACGGCGTCGGTGACGGCATCATCATGGTGCTGACCTATCTGGGAATCGCCCGCCTGTTCGACGTCAACCGCATGGGCGGCAACGCGGGCGCGATCAATCTGGCGATGACCCTGGGAATGATCACCGGCGCGTTGATCGCCGGGCCGCTCGGCGAAAAAGTCCGCTATAGCCTGCCGATCTGGGTGAGCGGCATCCTGCTCTTGTTGCTGGCCTTGCCGTTGGTGGCGAAAACCCGCCTGGGAAAGCGATTCGGTTAGTCGAACGACGGCGTGAATGGGTTGCGTTTTTCCAGCAGCGCCAGGATCTTGTTGATGGCGCCGCGGCTGGTGATCAACGAGGCATGGCCGCCTTCGATGAGCAAATTGTGCGCGCCGGCCAGCGTGGCGCTGTCGGGGGTGACGAAAAAATCCTCGCGCGCGGCCACGCAGTGGATTTCCACGTCGGCCGGCAACGGTCCCTCATGCAATTCGTTGAGGAACGTCGAGCCCGGCGTCATCTGCCAGAGCGTCTTGTAGAACGGCGCGAACAGCGCCAGCCCGGGTACGGTCATGTAGGTGCCGTGGAACGGCGAACCGACGGCGATCAGGCGGTTCACGTATTTTCCGAGGTCCAGTTTTTTCAAGCCCCATAAGGCGATCAGACCGCCCATCGAATGCGCCAGCGCACTGATGCGGACGCCGCCCATCCGCGCGGAAAGCTTCGCCACCTTGGCGGTCAGCAGTTCGCTGCTTTTTTCGATCGAACCGACGTTCAGCAGGCCCAGATCGATGGAAAGGACGGGAAAGCCTTCCAGCTTCAGCCGGCGCTCCAGAAAACGGAGCACGCCGCGTGTGCCCAGCCAGCCGTGGATCAACAGAACCGGCTGGCGAAAACCGGCGCTCGGCTCGCCGAATTCCCGACTATCGACCAGGTTGCCGTGGATTTCGCCCCAGGCATACAACAGCACGTTGACGGCCTGCTCGAGATTCATCACCTGCATGTGCAACGCGTAGCGCGCCATTTCCTTCGCGGTCAACGTTTTGGGCTGGACGAAGAGAAACCGCAACCCCATGCAGACGCCACCGTTCCCTCGGCATTCGTCACCCTTGACGTGAATTACTTCGGCGCGACCGATAAACGGGCGCAGGTCGTCCATCAGGGTGAATTCGAAATCGACGATCGTCCCCTCCGACCAGGGTTTCTCCACCCGCACCCGCATGCCGCTGGCGCTGATGTCGCCCACTTCGGCGGTGAGGTGCTGGTCCCGATGGCGCAGGTGTGCGTTCAAGACGGTGGTTACCGGCACCCGCGGAAACGAACGTCGTTCGAGAATGTTGCGTGGATTGCTCATGGTTACGGCATATCGATCAGTATTTTTAAATTTTTCGGTTGTCGCGCCGCCTCGAACGCCGCGACGGCCTCGTCGAAAGTATAGGTCGATGAAATCAAATCCGCAACTTGCACCCGTCCGGCCGCCAGGTGTCGCAACGCCGGCACGAAGGAGCCGCAACGGCTGCCGAGCACCGTGATTTCGTCGATCACCAGGGGCGCGGGATTGAAATCGAACGAACCGGCGTAGGTCGATTTCAGCACCACCGTGCCGCGCGGCCGCACCGCCTTGAGCGCCAGGTTCCAGCCGCCGGCCTGGCCGGAAGCCTCGATCACAATGTCGAAATCGCGCCGGGGATAAAAATCCGCCTCGACGAGCCGTTCGGTCGCTGGCAATTTCGCCAGTTTTTCCGGATGATGGCCCACCGCGACCAACTCGACGCCGTACAACGCCAGAACCCGCGCGATCAACACGGCCAGTTTGCCGTCGCCGATCAGGCAGACGCGGTCGATCGGCCGCAGATGCAATTGCTCGGGAATTTCGAGCGCCGCCGCCAGCGGTTCGACAAAAACCGCCTCATGGTTTTTCACATCCGCGGGCACTTCGTGCAGGTTCGCGGCGGGCAACGAGAGGAATTCGGCCAGGGCGCCGTCGCGGCCCAGGATGCCCAGGACAGTCCGGTTCAGGCAGTGGCGGGGCAGATTCTGGCGGCAAGATGGGCAATCGCCGCAGCCGACGTTGATTTCGCCGACCACTCGCCGGTCCACCCACTCGCTCGGCCCCTCCTCCACCACGCCGACGAATTCGTGGCCCAGAACGCCGCGAAAACCCATGTAACCGGCGGTGATTTCCAAATCGGTATTGCAGATGCCGACTTTTTTCACCCGGATCAGACATTCGCCGGTGTGGCGCGGCAGAGGCCGGTCGACCCAGGTCAGCGCGCGATCGAAAACGAGCGCCCGCATCACCAGGGGCCCGCGCCCGCCCGAAAGAGATCGGCGGGATCGACGTCGAAGGTGATGCCGAAAACGCTGGAGAGGATCATGAAAATCAAGCCGAGGGCGACGAGCAAAATCGCCATGGAAACCAGCCCGACGCCGCCGAGCAAGGCAATGGAGATCAACCCGGCGGCGGTGACCAGCACGGTCACCATGCCCTTGTCGGCGTAGGGCGCGACCGGCGAGATGACCATCAGCGCCTCGGTCATTTCGCGGGTCTGGCCGGTCGCTTTTTCGTAGATTTCATGCAACTGCTCGCGCCACCGATGATCCATGCTTGTTCCTTTCCTACAAACCCAATTGATCGGCGATCCGGGTCATGGAAGCCAGACTGGATTCCAGGAACTCCGCCAGCGGCACGCCGATCGTTTCGCATTCGGCGATGATTGCCCGATCGGCGCCGGCGGCGAAGAGTTTTTCCTTGTAGCGCTTCGCCACGCTTTTTGGTTTCACCGAGGCCAACTTTTTGTCCGGATATACCAGCGCCGTGGCGATGATCAAGCCCGTGACGGTTTCCGCGGCGGCCAAGGCGTGTTCGTAGGTCGTGGCGCGCGGGAGGCCGAGGGCGTCGTTGTGCTTGCGAATGGCCAGCGTGATTTCCGGATGAACGCCCAGCGCGTCCAGCCAGCCGGCCCCCACTTCGGCGTGGCGGCGCATGTCGTCGCCGACCTCGCCCAGGTCGATGTCGTGCAGCAAGCCGCCGATGCCCCAGAATTCGGGATCCGCGCCGAAACGCGGCGCCAGATCGCGCAGAATGGCCTCGGTCGCCAGGCAGTGATTGATCAGCCGGGGCTGGCCGGCCAGTTTTTCCGCGAGCAGCGCGTACGCGTTTTCCCGGGTGATCCCCGCCGATTTCTCGGTCATCGCGTCTTCCTCCGGTTGCGTCGACATCGTACCGGAGGGGACCGGAGCGTCGCAACCCCGCATCACCGGTTGCGCGGATTCCGCCGCCGTTTATCATGGCGGTTCAACCCGCGAACGGAGGCGCCGTGAATCCGCAAACGCTGATCGACCTGGCGATGCAACTGGACCGGCTCGAATCGCTGCCACGCATGGGTTACCTGATGCGCGGGATCGCGCACCCGGAATCGGTGGCCGCTCACGTTTTCGGAGTCGCCGTCTGGTCGATGCTGCTGGCCGACGAACTTGGCGGCGTCGACCCGCTCAAAGTGTTGCGCCTGGCGTTGTTGCACGAACTGGGCGAGGTCAAACTGACCGACATCCCGAAGATCGCCGAGGAGTATCTGCCGCTGGGCGCCAAGGATGCCGCGGAAACGAAGATCGCCGCGGAATTGCTTTCCGGCCTCGAGGTTCGCGGCGAGGAATACCTGCGGCTTTTTACCGAATACCAGGAGGCGCGCACTCGGGAAGCGCGGCTCGTGCACGCCGCCGACAAACTCCAGATGATGGCCAAAGTCCTGCGCTACCAGCAAAACGGCGCGACGGGTGTCGACGGCTTCTGGAACCATGCGCCGAATTTCCGCGATTTCGACCTACCCGAAGTGCGTGAGATATTTGCGGAATTGCGCCGGCGCCGGCCGGTAGTGGCGACGGGTTCGCCGGCGGAGCCTTGATTGCACGCCCCCTACCCATGTGCTACAAGATTTCGAGTTTCAGTCAAGGAATCAAGAGGTTGTTCGACGATTTTATCGTGGATCGCCGGATCGAGAAGTAAATCATGAAAACCATTCAAGCCGCCGCCGCCAAAGTCGATATTACGCCGTATCTGGTGACAAAAACCTACCTGGCCGGGTTCGCGCCCAACCGCCTGGCGACGGGCGTCGCCGAGCCGCTGTGCGCCCGAATCCTATATCTGGAAGACGAAAACGGCCCGCTGGTCTGGATCGCCACCGATCTCATCGGTTTCCTGTACGGCGACATCGATGACTTGCGCGCCAAATTGCCGGAGATCGCGCCCGAACGGTTGTTTGCCTGCGCCACGCACACGCACTCCGGGCCTGACACCATGGGATTGTGGGGGCCGTCCGTCGGGCCGGTGCCGGTGAAAAGCGGTCGCGACCCGGAATACCTCAAGTGGATGGTGGAACAAATCGCGACGGGCGTCCGGCGGGCGCAAGCGCGGAAGCAGCCGGCGGTCATCGGTTGCGGCGAGGATCTCAGCGAGAAAAGCGAATGGGTCGTGAACATCCGCCAGAAAGGCTATAACGACCAGGCCCTGACCGTGATGCGCGTCGACGGCCTCGCCGGCGAACCCATCGCCTGTCTGGTGAATTTCGCCTGCCACCCGGAAACGCTGTGGGAAAAGAACACGGACATTTCCCCGGACTTCGTCCATCACCTGCTGCGCACCGTGGAAGAAGCCTCCGGCGCCGTCGGCATCTATATCAGCGGCGCGCTCGGGGGCATGGTAACGTCTTCCCTGCCCGACGAAACGCCGCTGGCCGAACGCCGCGTCTTCTACCGCAAGATGGGCAAGGCGCTGGGCAAGATCGCCGCCGCCACCTGGAAATCCATTTCGCCGGAAGCCGTGGAAAAGATCACGCACCGCTATCATTGCGGTTTGTTTCCCTTCGACAACAAGGTTTTGTTCTTTATGAAAAACCTGGGAATTCTAAACCGCGAAATGACCGACGACCGGATTTTCACCCGGATCGACTACTGGAAGATCGGCCCGGCCGAATTCGTCAGCCTGCCGGGCGAAGCGCTACCCGCCGTGGGTTTCAAGGTCAAACGCCTGATGCACGGCAAACCGAATTTCCTTTTCTGTCTGGGTAACGACGAATTGGGCTATCTCCTTGACGAGCAGCTTTGGTCCGACCCGAAGTACCATTACGAAAAGACGGTATCGGTCGGCCCTGCGGCGGTCGAACAATTCTATCGCCTCATCGCCGAGCTCGTGGCTGATCAATGAAGGTTGTCGGGCTGACGGGCGGCCTGGCCAGCGGGAAAAGTGTCGTCACCGCCATTTTCCGCGAACTCGGCGCCGCCACGCTGGACGCCGATCAGGTCGCGCATGACCTGCTCCATCCGGGCCGAAGCGGTCATCGGGAAGTTGTCCGTCGCTTCGGTCCGGAAATCCTGACCGCCGAAGGCGCCATCGACCGCGGCGTCCTGGGCCGGCTGGTTTTTCAAGATCCGCAAGCCCGCCGCGACCTGGAAGCGATCGTCCATCCGTTGGTCTATCAGGAAATCGCCGCCTGGATCGCGGCCGAGCAAAACAAAAACACGCCACTGGCCATCATCGAAATCCCGCTGTTGTTCGAGTCGGTTTCGCCGGTCGGTTTCCACCACACAATTTGCGTCACGGCGACGCGCCGCGCCCAGATCGACCGCGCCAAGGAACGTTCGGGATACGACGAGACGACCATCGCCGGCATTCTCGCGGCACAGATGCCGCCCGCCGAACAGGCGCGCCGGGCGGATTTCACGATCGATAACAGCGGCGATCTCGCGGCAACGCGGCGGCAGGTCGCGGCGCTTTACGAAAAATTGGTGCGGCCATCCTGAACCGGCGCCGCCGGCTTGCGACCGGCTGCAACTTTTTCCCGAATCGGCTATAACATGCGGCGGATGAACGAACGAATCGCCAGTTTTCGCCGAAATATTTTTGCGGCGGCCGCGCTCGCGCGGGATTTCCCGTGGAGCCGCGCCATGGGTGCGCAAAAAACTCCCGTCTGGCTGGTCGGCGGCGCGCCGCGCGACTGGGCGCTGGAAAAATCAGCGCCCGATTTCGACCTGGTGGCGCCGCGCGGCGAATCGCTGCCGTTGGGCGAGCGGTTGGCGGCGGAACTTGGCGGGCGCTTCGTGCTCTTGCACGAGGATTTCGGCGCTTGCCGGATCGTGCTGGCTGACGGCGGCTGGCTGGATCTGACGGATCTGCAGGGCGCGTCGATCGAGGAGGATCTGCGACGCCGCGATCTGACGATCAATGCTTTGGCCTTACCCTGGCCCGCCGCCGATTCGTTGCTCGATCCGACCGGCGGCCTGGCCGATCTGGCGGATAAAATAGCCCGCCGACCCTCGCCCGGCTGTCTGCTCGCTGATCCGGTACGCGTTTTACGGGTCTATCGTTTTGCCGCCGAGTTGGATTTGCGGATCGAAGCCCCAACCGAGGACGAAATTCATGCCGCGGTCAGCCGTTTGCCTGACATGCCCGGCGAACGGGTCTGGGAAGAACTGCGCCGGATTTTGGCCGTCGAATCCGCCGCGCCGTGGATCGAACGCCTCGCGCAAACCCGCATCCTCGACGCATTGCTGCCACCGTTGGCGGCGTCCGCCGGCTGCGCGCAACCGTCGTTCCACCACCTGGATGTCCGCGATCATTGCCTCGAAGCGGCGAAACAGAGCGACGCGCTGATCGCCGATCGGTTGTACGCGCCGGCGCTGGCCGATCCCGACAATCGCGCCCTGCTGCGGCTGGCGGCCTTGTTGCACGACGCGGGCAAACCGGCGACCGCCGCGCCGAACCACGACGGCGATCTGCGGTTTCACGGTCATACGGCGAAAAGCGCCGAGTTGGCGGCGGCCGTGGCCGACCGCTTGCGGCTTTCCAATCAACTGCGGCGGCGCCTGACGCGGTTGGTCGACGCCCACATGCGGCCGCATCAGTTGGCGGAGCTACTAGCCCAAAACCGGTTGACCCCGCGCAGCGTGCACAAATTTTTCAAGGACCTGCAGGGCGATTGGCTGCTCTGCCTCTCGCTATCCCGCGCCGATCTGCGCGCCACGGCCGGGCCGGACGCGCCGCGTGACGGCGATCGCCAGGCGCAACTGCTGGCCGAACATTTCACGCGGATCGCCGCCGAGCGGCGGTCGGCGGCCGGCGATGCGGCCCTGTTGCGCGGCGAGGACATTCTGGCGCTCGGCGTGGCGCCCGGGCCGCGGATCGGTGAAATCCTGGAGGCGATCTCGCAGGCACGCTTCGAAAATCCCCGACTGACGCGCCCCGAAGCCCTTGCTTTGGCGGCTAAACTGGCGGCCGGCGAGTCGCTCTCGTCCGGCCAAGAGGAACCGTGAGGTAAAGCATGCGATTTGACGGCAGAAAAGCGACGGAATTGCGGCCGGTTCTTTTAGCGCGGGGTATCGCCGATTTCGCGGAAGGCAGTTGCCAGGCACAGTTCGGCCGAACCATCGTCTATTGCACCGCCAGCGTCGAACAGCAAACACCGCGTTGGCGCAAAGCCGAGGAAGGCGGCTGGATCACCGGGGAATACGACATGTTGCCACGCGCCAACCGCGAACGGAAACAGCGTGGCGGCAATCGCAACGGCCGGGCCCTCGAGATCAGCCGCCTGATCGGTCGCAGCCTGCGGGCCGTCGCCGACCTGTCGCGGATGCCGGGCCTGACCATTACCCTCGACTGCGATGTCCTGCAGGGCGACGGCGGCACGCGCACCGCCGCGATCACCGGCAGTTACGTGGCGTTGGCCGACGCACTCGCCTGGTGCCGTGATCGCGGTCTGATCAAGGCCGATCCCCTGCTGGATTCCGTGGCCGCGATCAGCGTGGGTTTGGTGAACGGCCAGGCGTTGCTGGATTTGTGCTACGAGGAAGATTCGGCTGCCAGCGCGGACGCGAATTTCGTCATCACCGGCCAGGGCCGCCTGGTCGAGGTCCAGATCACCGGCGAGGAAGCCACGTTTGACGAGGCGGATATCCAACGCCTGCTGGCGCTCGCCAAAAAAGGCACCGCGGTTTTGAAGAAGTTGCAACGGCAAGCGTTGGAAATGCCGCCGTTGCGCCAGGGCGATTGATGAAAATCCTGATCGCGACCAGCAACCGGGGCAAGCTGCGCGAACTGCGCCAGATACTCGAACCGCTCGGCATCGAAACGATCGGCCTGGGCGATCTGCCCCCCATCGAATCGCCGGAGGAAACCGGGGCCACTTTCTCGGCAAACGCCCGCCTCAAGGCCCTCTATTATGCGCAGCACGCCGGAATACCGGCCATTGCCGACGATTCCGGTTTGTGCGTGGACGCCCTGAACGGCGAACCGGGCGTGCGGAGCGCGCGCTATTCCGATCCCGGCGCCACGGATCGCCGCAACAATGCCAAGCTGCTCGCGGCGCTGACGGAGCAGGCCGAACGCCGGGCCCGGTTCGTTTGCGTCAGCGTCTGCGCCAAGCCGACCGGTGAAATCGTCGAGGCGCGCGGCGAGTGCGAGGGAGAAATCCTGGCCGCGCCGCGCGGCGAAAACGGCTTCGGATACGACCCGGTTTTTTATTATGCGCCCCTTGCGGCCACCTTTGCGGAATTGCCGCCGGAAGAAAAAAACCGCGTCAGTCACCGGGGCCGGTCGCTCCGGCGGTTGGCGGAACTGCTGCCGTCGTTTCTGGCCGGCGGGAAATAAGCCACACCACCGTGCGGCGTTCGCCGTCCGGCCCCCGCGAGCGAAAATCGCCCAGGGAAACGATCGTCCGGGTCCGTTCCAGGCGCTTTTGCTCGACTGCCAAATCGCTCTGTCGACTGCTCAGAATCACCAGCGCCTTTGGAAGTATCGTCGCCTGATCGTATGGCCGGACCTGCCGTCCTAAATGATAGGAAGTCATCGCCAATTCGTCGGCCAGAACGGTCAGCGTCGGCGCTTGCCGCGCCGCGACCGCCGCGGCTCGGCGAATGTCATCACCCAGTTCCTTCACTTGCGCAATCAACAACTGGCCGCCGAGCACGCCGCCCAGCAGCATCAGCGCGATCGCCCCTTGCGTCAGGCGCCGCGCGCGGTCGGAACCATTCCGCCAGACCTGCATGCCCAGGGCGGCCGGCAATGAGATCCAAAGCGATAAAATCAACGTCAGTCGCCAGTCGAAATACCAGTGCGCCGCCAGACCGAGCCAGGAGGCGATGAATAAATAATGAAGCCAGAAAAACGATTCCGCGCCGGACGAACCCGCGTTGTGCCGCCACTCCCGGCGACCTTTCCGGACAAACGCGAGGCCGAAAACGTACAAATTGGCGGTAACCGCCAGCGGGTAGGCGGCCAGGTGTTTCAACACATTCCACCATTCCGGATGGGCGAGGTGCGAAAAATATTCGCCGAAATAGCCGGTCCGCCGCACGATCGACAGGTACCAGAAAAATACCAGCGACCAGGAGGCGAAGCCGGCGGACGCGAGCCACAGACCAA
Coding sequences within it:
- a CDS encoding dephospho-CoA kinase, which translates into the protein MKVVGLTGGLASGKSVVTAIFRELGAATLDADQVAHDLLHPGRSGHREVVRRFGPEILTAEGAIDRGVLGRLVFQDPQARRDLEAIVHPLVYQEIAAWIAAEQNKNTPLAIIEIPLLFESVSPVGFHHTICVTATRRAQIDRAKERSGYDETTIAGILAAQMPPAEQARRADFTIDNSGDLAATRRQVAALYEKLVRPS
- a CDS encoding HD domain-containing protein, which produces MNPQTLIDLAMQLDRLESLPRMGYLMRGIAHPESVAAHVFGVAVWSMLLADELGGVDPLKVLRLALLHELGEVKLTDIPKIAEEYLPLGAKDAAETKIAAELLSGLEVRGEEYLRLFTEYQEARTREARLVHAADKLQMMAKVLRYQQNGATGVDGFWNHAPNFRDFDLPEVREIFAELRRRRPVVATGSPAEP
- a CDS encoding XTP/dITP diphosphatase: MKILIATSNRGKLRELRQILEPLGIETIGLGDLPPIESPEETGATFSANARLKALYYAQHAGIPAIADDSGLCVDALNGEPGVRSARYSDPGATDRRNNAKLLAALTEQAERRARFVCVSVCAKPTGEIVEARGECEGEILAAPRGENGFGYDPVFYYAPLAATFAELPPEEKNRVSHRGRSLRRLAELLPSFLAGGK
- the rph gene encoding ribonuclease PH, whose amino-acid sequence is MRFDGRKATELRPVLLARGIADFAEGSCQAQFGRTIVYCTASVEQQTPRWRKAEEGGWITGEYDMLPRANRERKQRGGNRNGRALEISRLIGRSLRAVADLSRMPGLTITLDCDVLQGDGGTRTAAITGSYVALADALAWCRDRGLIKADPLLDSVAAISVGLVNGQALLDLCYEEDSAASADANFVITGQGRLVEVQITGEEATFDEADIQRLLALAKKGTAVLKKLQRQALEMPPLRQGD
- a CDS encoding phospholipid carrier-dependent glycosyltransferase, which translates into the protein MRRFFLPWWLPPAFYFVLQMARWRGFVFVNPDAATYLDFNLLIHTQRLPLFPLLVQALSDCGIEKLFAGQCIAALSGALTLGVLAQCGKRLGLNRSTAWYATATLAANPIFYLYGAQAMTETTFLFLAASTFLCFLRFLSSGHDFDLFWLIFVAGLSAATRAEGFVFFPPVIWCVWRFVRRENRSLGLWLASAGFASWSLVFFWYLSIVRRTGYFGEYFSHLAHPEWWNVLKHLAAYPLAVTANLYVFGLAFVRKGRREWRHNAGSSGAESFFWLHYLFIASWLGLAAHWYFDWRLTLILSLWISLPAALGMQVWRNGSDRARRLTQGAIALMLLGGVLGGQLLIAQVKELGDDIRRAAAVAARQAPTLTVLADELAMTSYHLGRQVRPYDQATILPKALVILSSRQSDLAVEQKRLERTRTIVSLGDFRSRGPDGERRTVVWLISRRPETTAAVPPTAGATGPGD
- a CDS encoding CCA tRNA nucleotidyltransferase, coding for MGAQKTPVWLVGGAPRDWALEKSAPDFDLVAPRGESLPLGERLAAELGGRFVLLHEDFGACRIVLADGGWLDLTDLQGASIEEDLRRRDLTINALALPWPAADSLLDPTGGLADLADKIARRPSPGCLLADPVRVLRVYRFAAELDLRIEAPTEDEIHAAVSRLPDMPGERVWEELRRILAVESAAPWIERLAQTRILDALLPPLAASAGCAQPSFHHLDVRDHCLEAAKQSDALIADRLYAPALADPDNRALLRLAALLHDAGKPATAAPNHDGDLRFHGHTAKSAELAAAVADRLRLSNQLRRRLTRLVDAHMRPHQLAELLAQNRLTPRSVHKFFKDLQGDWLLCLSLSRADLRATAGPDAPRDGDRQAQLLAEHFTRIAAERRSAAGDAALLRGEDILALGVAPGPRIGEILEAISQARFENPRLTRPEALALAAKLAAGESLSSGQEEP
- a CDS encoding HDIG domain-containing protein — its product is MTEKSAGITRENAYALLAEKLAGQPRLINHCLATEAILRDLAPRFGADPEFWGIGGLLHDIDLGEVGDDMRRHAEVGAGWLDALGVHPEITLAIRKHNDALGLPRATTYEHALAAAETVTGLIIATALVYPDKKLASVKPKSVAKRYKEKLFAAGADRAIIAECETIGVPLAEFLESSLASMTRIADQLGL